A window from Opitutia bacterium ISCC 52 encodes these proteins:
- a CDS encoding peptidylprolyl isomerase, which translates to MKSALFGVYLLLLGWFAFSACTKSNPQIELLTDHGRILLDIYEDDAPITASNFLRYVDEKRFEGATFYRVVTMRNQPNNDVKIEVIQGGLSFSGEHPNNLPPIRHETTKETGILHKDGVLSMARVEPGTAAGEIFICLGNQPELDFGGTRNPDGQGFAAFGKVVEGMDVVQAIQQLPEEKQMLVEPVKILSVQRIR; encoded by the coding sequence ATGAAATCTGCATTGTTTGGTGTCTATCTTTTGTTGCTCGGTTGGTTTGCCTTCTCTGCGTGTACAAAATCCAATCCGCAAATAGAATTGCTCACTGATCATGGACGAATCCTTCTAGATATCTATGAAGACGACGCACCCATCACCGCCTCCAATTTTCTTCGCTACGTGGATGAAAAGCGTTTCGAAGGAGCGACGTTCTACCGAGTGGTTACGATGCGGAATCAGCCGAACAACGATGTGAAGATCGAGGTGATTCAGGGCGGGCTCAGTTTTAGCGGTGAGCATCCCAATAATCTGCCACCGATCAGGCATGAAACGACGAAGGAGACGGGAATCTTGCACAAGGATGGCGTGTTATCGATGGCCCGGGTCGAACCGGGGACGGCTGCTGGTGAGATCTTTATCTGTTTGGGTAATCAACCTGAATTGGACTTCGGTGGGACGCGGAACCCGGATGGGCAGGGCTTTGCTGCCTTTGGAAAGGTGGTTGAAGGCATGGACGTGGTTCAGGCCATTCAACAACTGCCAGAGGAAAAACAGATGTTGGTGGAGCCTGTTAAAATACTTTCGGTTCAACGGATTCGGTGA
- a CDS encoding prolyl oligopeptidase family serine peptidase — protein sequence MASHLTRWLLQVKSDDMVEAIRSNGTPVEYVVFPDEGHGFLKKENQIKGYGQIVEFLDKYLKGS from the coding sequence ATGGCGTCACATTTAACGAGGTGGCTACTCCAGGTGAAGTCCGATGACATGGTTGAGGCGATTCGTTCCAATGGCACTCCGGTTGAATATGTAGTGTTCCCTGATGAGGGTCATGGATTTCTCAAGAAGGAAAACCAGATCAAAGGCTACGGGCAGATTGTCGAGTTTCTCGATAAATACCTGAAAGGTAGCTGA
- a CDS encoding YdbH domain-containing protein, producing MAGKNRLLKVGTLLGLLFIGACLITWWRLPDVLNLLVNQQLKKQGFEDSTITFESAGPSQLEIRAATIQSPGWSVEMTSAKLDYSLSELIQNKEAHQANIDTLLIHVKPEELPSSDEPLTLNALQLIPVRETRVHNGQLNVEFPKSQLQILWSGSLKRTEKNILSLNLSRLEVQAVNSDENSTLEVQPIENPEGLLQIDLAMDGTSLSLNWQLPSLNVVAPEWQLTEGSSSGDIHFNDLELGETPLTNSSLLIPALLAKADGEANCTLNEFVFNSLSAQWISGSLGISPGQQATESNSILSLNAGTVALAGQTLEQTSLQLENRGNMSDMRTQGILQFLFEGTEAKIDFSHTSHDLDKEMSLNGEYSASPLVLEYSDLPGRFIPGFEDMIFNGSVTANGEYMFSDALMDATAILNLSDSSISIPKNKLEVTGIESTLNIASLKNLQSSKGASEITIDQIHLGDLSFQNTQFLFDLLDSKTFTLTDGSTDLFEGTLKLAPATVKLNPTQIDTSIAFEHLSLKAIVDGMDLFDGTMEGAVSGHLPIRFKNGHFETNAGYLELTEGIPARLNYNTEGMFTPKEEEEEEEEKGFLSSIGDKILEKLKLAPENVVEDALSDLTIHELRIDLLPENSPNTPARIHLAGEGITGATVVPLVLNTNINGTTDELLQFLLQIHSLGTPSLQ from the coding sequence ATGGCTGGCAAGAACAGACTGCTTAAAGTCGGAACCCTCCTGGGCCTCCTCTTCATTGGAGCTTGTCTCATCACTTGGTGGCGTCTGCCTGATGTGCTTAATCTTTTAGTTAACCAGCAGTTGAAGAAGCAGGGCTTTGAGGACTCCACCATAACTTTTGAGTCAGCAGGCCCCAGCCAGCTTGAGATTCGAGCAGCGACTATCCAGAGCCCTGGGTGGTCGGTGGAAATGACTTCAGCCAAACTGGACTACTCGCTAAGCGAACTCATTCAGAATAAAGAAGCCCATCAGGCGAACATCGATACACTACTGATTCATGTTAAACCGGAAGAACTCCCCTCCAGCGACGAACCCCTCACCTTGAATGCGCTCCAACTTATACCCGTAAGAGAAACACGGGTACACAACGGCCAATTGAACGTGGAGTTTCCAAAGAGCCAACTCCAAATTCTGTGGAGTGGTTCCTTAAAACGCACTGAGAAAAACATACTGTCACTGAATCTTAGTCGCCTGGAAGTCCAGGCGGTCAACAGCGACGAAAATTCCACGCTAGAAGTACAACCCATTGAGAACCCTGAAGGACTCCTTCAAATCGACTTGGCAATGGATGGAACCAGCCTATCGTTAAACTGGCAACTCCCCAGTCTAAATGTTGTGGCACCCGAGTGGCAATTAACCGAGGGATCCTCCTCAGGAGACATCCATTTCAATGATCTCGAATTGGGAGAAACTCCCCTCACAAATAGCTCGCTTCTCATCCCAGCACTCCTGGCAAAAGCCGACGGAGAAGCCAACTGCACTCTCAATGAATTTGTGTTCAATAGCCTTTCCGCCCAATGGATATCCGGTTCCCTTGGAATCAGCCCGGGGCAACAGGCGACGGAATCCAATTCCATACTGTCTCTGAATGCGGGCACTGTGGCATTGGCAGGACAAACTCTCGAACAAACCAGCCTCCAACTGGAGAACCGGGGAAACATGAGCGACATGAGGACGCAGGGAATCCTACAATTCCTCTTCGAAGGCACGGAAGCCAAAATAGACTTCAGTCACACCTCCCACGATCTGGACAAGGAGATGTCATTGAATGGCGAATACAGCGCTTCTCCACTTGTGCTTGAATACTCTGACCTGCCAGGTCGCTTCATCCCAGGATTTGAGGATATGATTTTCAACGGATCGGTGACGGCTAATGGTGAATACATGTTTTCGGATGCATTAATGGATGCCACCGCCATCTTGAACCTATCAGACAGTTCAATCTCCATCCCCAAAAATAAGCTGGAAGTCACGGGCATTGAATCGACCCTTAATATCGCGTCTTTAAAAAACCTCCAGAGCAGCAAGGGAGCATCTGAGATAACCATTGATCAAATCCATCTCGGTGACTTGTCGTTCCAAAATACCCAGTTTCTTTTCGATTTGCTGGACTCCAAAACCTTTACCTTAACGGATGGAAGTACGGACCTCTTCGAGGGTACTTTAAAGCTAGCACCTGCAACCGTTAAACTAAACCCGACGCAGATAGATACATCCATAGCATTCGAACACCTCTCACTAAAGGCGATTGTCGATGGCATGGATCTCTTTGATGGGACTATGGAAGGCGCCGTCAGTGGACATCTGCCGATCCGGTTCAAGAATGGCCACTTTGAAACGAACGCTGGTTATCTCGAATTAACCGAAGGGATTCCAGCTCGATTGAATTACAATACGGAGGGAATGTTTACTCCGAAAGAAGAAGAAGAAGAGGAGGAGGAAAAAGGCTTCCTCTCATCCATAGGGGATAAAATCCTGGAAAAGCTAAAGTTGGCCCCGGAAAACGTAGTCGAGGATGCGCTGAGTGATCTGACCATTCATGAGCTACGTATCGATCTGCTGCCTGAGAATAGCCCGAACACCCCCGCCAGAATCCATCTGGCCGGCGAAGGAATAACCGGAGCGACTGTCGTACCCCTGGTTCTGAACACGAACATCAACGGCACCACCGACGAGCTCCTGCAGTTTCTTCTTCAGATCCACTCCTTGGGAACTCCCTCGCTCCAGTAA
- a CDS encoding cyanophycinase: protein MKSPFSIRILSMLVGSYLLLSVSPIQGQTKTQVGPENGTLLIVGGGAGKEMYERFITLAGGNDAPLVYISTASPSMTAQQREERGDRLRSLGATNVTVMHTLDRSVANSEAFVAPLKEAKGVWFGGGRQWNLVDAYAGTKVEALLWEVLERDGVIAGSSAGATIQGSYLARGDTRNNQIMVGDHEVGFGYLRNVAIDQHHLARNRHFDMFTILKVYPDLLGVGIDENTAMLVQGDQFEVVGESYVTIYDGSFWSKEGTEGKEVPDLSRSFYFLAPGDRYDMAKRQVITTRR from the coding sequence ATGAAGTCACCCTTTTCCATAAGAATTTTGTCGATGCTGGTCGGCAGCTATCTCCTTCTTTCTGTTTCCCCGATCCAAGGACAAACGAAGACCCAAGTCGGCCCCGAGAATGGCACCCTTTTGATCGTGGGCGGGGGTGCAGGTAAAGAAATGTATGAGCGGTTTATTACATTGGCTGGAGGAAACGATGCGCCTCTCGTTTATATATCTACGGCGAGTCCGTCGATGACGGCTCAGCAGCGGGAGGAGCGTGGGGATCGTTTACGCTCACTGGGAGCAACGAACGTGACGGTGATGCATACGCTTGATCGCTCGGTGGCAAATTCGGAAGCCTTCGTCGCACCGCTGAAAGAAGCGAAAGGCGTCTGGTTTGGAGGGGGGCGACAATGGAACCTTGTCGATGCCTATGCGGGCACGAAAGTAGAAGCACTGCTGTGGGAAGTATTGGAACGGGATGGGGTCATTGCAGGGAGCTCTGCGGGAGCAACGATCCAGGGATCGTACTTGGCGCGCGGTGATACTCGCAACAATCAGATCATGGTCGGTGACCATGAGGTAGGATTTGGTTACTTGAGAAATGTAGCGATCGATCAGCATCACCTGGCCCGCAATCGACACTTTGACATGTTTACCATTTTGAAGGTATACCCAGATCTACTGGGTGTAGGCATCGATGAAAATACAGCTATGCTCGTTCAAGGGGATCAATTTGAAGTGGTAGGTGAAAGCTATGTCACCATTTACGATGGCAGCTTTTGGTCCAAGGAAGGAACGGAGGGTAAAGAAGTGCCCGACCTATCTCGGTCGTTTTATTTCCTAGCTCCTGGGGATAGGTATGATATGGCAAAGCGGCAGGTGATCACAACACGCCGATAA
- a CDS encoding protein tyrosine phosphatase, which translates to MNSENPPRKLLFICSRNKSRSYTAEKLYEKLDQYQVRSRGTENGSRIKVTEGDIGWADIIFTMETRHSHRLKKKFPDKIVGKRPVTLFIKDIYDPLDPKLIEELKQKLSPHIEVPE; encoded by the coding sequence ATGAATTCCGAAAATCCTCCGAGGAAGCTCCTCTTCATCTGTAGCCGGAATAAGTCGCGCAGCTACACTGCAGAAAAACTGTATGAAAAACTGGATCAGTATCAGGTGCGTTCGCGCGGGACAGAGAATGGGTCTCGTATTAAAGTTACGGAGGGAGATATCGGATGGGCAGATATTATATTCACAATGGAAACGCGCCACTCCCATCGATTGAAGAAAAAATTTCCTGACAAGATCGTAGGGAAGCGACCAGTGACTTTGTTCATCAAAGATATCTACGATCCTCTGGATCCGAAACTGATCGAGGAGCTGAAACAAAAACTGTCTCCGCACATTGAAGTCCCAGAGTAA
- a CDS encoding SCO family protein: MPSKKEDEPWERENKIDTYWEIGDFELTDQYGNPFSSEELEGKIWLANFVFTSCAAECPLLTQQMTLVRRNLGDRPDIAFVSFSVDPQTDTPQRLLDYSKPYGEDERWSLLTGDIEKVTELVTKKFLVPLTHDEDLAHSSERAISHSDKMLVIDGKGVVRYFCDGLNQRTVESLTDVFQVLIQESGVY; this comes from the coding sequence ATGCCCTCCAAAAAGGAGGACGAGCCTTGGGAGCGTGAGAATAAGATCGATACCTATTGGGAAATCGGAGACTTCGAGTTGACCGATCAGTATGGGAACCCGTTTTCCTCTGAGGAGTTGGAAGGCAAAATCTGGCTGGCCAATTTTGTGTTCACCTCCTGCGCGGCCGAATGCCCATTGCTAACCCAGCAAATGACTCTGGTGCGACGCAACTTGGGTGACAGGCCAGACATTGCATTTGTATCCTTCAGTGTAGATCCTCAGACCGACACGCCGCAGCGGCTGCTCGATTACTCCAAGCCCTACGGTGAAGATGAGCGATGGAGTTTGTTAACCGGGGACATTGAAAAAGTGACAGAGTTGGTGACCAAGAAATTCCTGGTGCCTCTGACTCATGATGAGGACCTGGCTCACAGTTCCGAACGTGCCATTTCGCATAGCGACAAGATGCTTGTGATCGATGGTAAGGGCGTGGTGCGCTATTTCTGCGATGGTCTGAATCAGCGGACGGTTGAATCGTTGACCGATGTATTTCAGGTCCTGATCCAGGAATCGGGAGTGTATTGA
- a CDS encoding RNA pseudouridine synthase encodes MSGNRKPFKQPPKRYQPRGVPVLYEDHDIIVVDKACGILTISTDRPRDITAYTLLTDFVRKGDAKSKKRIFIVHRLDKDTSGVLVFAKTESAKRFLQDEWSQFQKKYLAVVHGRLDEKKGVISSYLAENKAYNMYSVKNPSQGKLAKTAYKVLKESSQYSLLEIDLLTGRKNQIRVHFSERKNPVVGDKLYGRKGIRMKRLGLHAASLTLQHPFLKETMTFEARTPGFFNQLFKVSTKK; translated from the coding sequence ATGTCCGGAAATAGGAAACCTTTTAAACAACCTCCCAAACGGTATCAACCGCGTGGGGTGCCTGTGCTCTATGAAGATCACGACATCATTGTCGTCGATAAGGCCTGTGGGATACTCACGATCAGTACGGATCGTCCGCGTGACATCACCGCCTACACACTGCTGACTGATTTCGTTCGGAAGGGGGATGCCAAGTCGAAAAAGCGAATCTTTATTGTTCACCGATTGGATAAGGATACCTCGGGCGTGTTGGTGTTTGCCAAGACGGAGTCCGCCAAGCGTTTTTTACAAGATGAGTGGTCTCAGTTTCAAAAGAAGTATCTGGCGGTTGTTCATGGACGACTTGATGAGAAGAAAGGGGTTATCTCTTCCTATCTCGCTGAGAACAAGGCCTACAATATGTACTCGGTGAAGAACCCTTCGCAGGGTAAACTGGCAAAGACCGCATACAAGGTATTAAAGGAATCCAGTCAGTATAGTCTTTTGGAAATTGATTTACTGACCGGGCGGAAAAATCAGATCCGGGTTCATTTCTCGGAGAGGAAAAACCCGGTTGTGGGAGATAAGTTGTACGGACGTAAAGGTATCCGCATGAAACGCCTGGGGCTTCACGCAGCCTCCTTGACGCTACAGCATCCTTTCTTGAAGGAGACGATGACCTTTGAGGCAAGGACGCCTGGATTCTTTAATCAACTGTTCAAAGTGAGTACTAAAAAGTGA
- a CDS encoding TIM barrel protein, with protein sequence MGWCFRDRMDVPTLAKHCQKIGLVAMEGISSDHYPMVKELGMDISLVSGAHGFAKGPCNPEYHDLVVDGLSGAIDLAKEVGCKNVITFTGMRFDGMDEEKAAQRCVDTWKEVIGKAEKNGITLVLEHLNSRDDTHPMKGHPGYFGDDVDFCIDLIKQVGSENFKLLFDIYHVSVMNGDIIRRIHQYKDYIGHYHTAGNPGRGEIDGSQEIHYPPIFEAILETGYEGFIAHEFIPTWDDAVATLQQAAQLSYYT encoded by the coding sequence ATGGGCTGGTGCTTTAGAGACCGCATGGACGTCCCGACACTGGCCAAACACTGCCAAAAAATTGGCCTGGTAGCCATGGAAGGCATCTCTTCGGATCATTACCCCATGGTAAAGGAACTGGGCATGGATATCTCTCTCGTTTCCGGAGCCCATGGATTTGCCAAAGGACCCTGCAATCCAGAATACCATGACCTGGTTGTGGACGGACTCTCGGGCGCCATCGATCTGGCCAAGGAAGTTGGCTGTAAGAATGTGATCACCTTCACCGGGATGCGCTTCGACGGCATGGATGAGGAAAAAGCAGCCCAACGCTGTGTCGATACCTGGAAGGAAGTGATCGGAAAAGCCGAGAAGAATGGCATCACGCTGGTTCTGGAACACCTCAACTCACGCGACGATACCCACCCGATGAAGGGACATCCCGGATACTTTGGTGACGACGTCGACTTCTGCATCGACCTGATCAAACAAGTGGGTTCGGAGAATTTTAAGTTACTCTTCGATATTTACCATGTCTCAGTAATGAATGGAGACATCATCCGCCGCATTCATCAATACAAAGACTACATTGGCCACTACCACACGGCCGGGAATCCAGGACGTGGCGAAATCGACGGTTCTCAAGAAATCCACTACCCACCCATTTTTGAAGCCATCCTTGAAACCGGCTACGAGGGATTCATTGCCCACGAGTTTATCCCGACCTGGGATGATGCGGTCGCCACGCTTCAACAAGCGGCTCAGCTCTCCTATTACACTTAG
- a CDS encoding YdbL family protein, whose product MKKLTLFISLLISTFLFSSVHTFAQDEAALKQAIMQRVSSVDSIKLAGKVGENNVGLLAQRGALSSEETSLMNAENKDRKALYSILAKRLKLSLKVVGQGRAEELRKKSASGVWLQDDKGKWYKQK is encoded by the coding sequence ATGAAAAAACTTACACTATTTATTTCCCTTCTAATTAGCACCTTCTTGTTTTCAAGCGTTCACACCTTCGCACAAGACGAGGCCGCATTGAAACAGGCCATCATGCAACGCGTGTCTTCGGTCGATAGCATTAAACTGGCCGGCAAGGTCGGCGAAAATAACGTTGGCTTGCTCGCCCAACGCGGAGCACTTTCGAGCGAGGAGACCTCCCTGATGAATGCGGAAAACAAAGACCGCAAAGCACTCTACTCCATATTGGCCAAGCGCCTGAAGCTGAGCCTCAAAGTGGTAGGCCAAGGCCGTGCCGAAGAGTTGCGCAAGAAATCAGCATCCGGAGTTTGGCTCCAGGACGACAAGGGCAAGTGGTACAAACAGAAGTAG
- a CDS encoding DUF2235 domain-containing protein, which produces MKNIVICADGTWNRPEQLGRDNYPTNVLRFARGIAPRGRGGKKQVVFYDWGIGSYHDKVSGGAFGSGLEKNVMDGYRFLVHNYEPGDRIFLFGFSRGAYTVRSLCGLINNCSILKGAEGKRVEEAFALYKSRRRKPSGEYSIKWREKYSVQQETNVHFIGVWDTVGSLGLPFTIFGLIKDKHLFYDRKMGSNIKTARHALALDEMRNDFEPTIWEPKEGVDLKQVWFAGVHSDVGGSYKPDKDGGLLANIPFAWIRDEADECGLVFEDYMEDVDINPLASQHNEYKGKYRLLGKHYRKIPDFNKIPTQVHSSVKQRYTGG; this is translated from the coding sequence ATGAAAAACATAGTCATTTGTGCAGACGGAACTTGGAATCGACCAGAGCAATTAGGCAGGGATAACTACCCCACGAACGTTCTGAGATTTGCGCGAGGCATTGCTCCTCGAGGTAGGGGAGGAAAAAAGCAGGTTGTGTTTTACGATTGGGGAATTGGTTCCTACCATGACAAGGTGAGTGGGGGTGCATTTGGCAGCGGCCTGGAAAAAAACGTCATGGATGGATACCGTTTCCTGGTTCACAACTATGAACCGGGTGACCGAATATTCCTTTTCGGTTTTAGTCGGGGTGCTTATACGGTCAGAAGTCTGTGTGGGCTGATAAACAATTGTAGCATTTTAAAAGGGGCTGAGGGAAAGCGAGTCGAGGAGGCGTTTGCTTTATATAAGAGCCGGCGCCGGAAGCCGAGTGGTGAATACTCAATTAAGTGGCGAGAGAAGTACTCGGTGCAACAAGAGACGAACGTTCATTTTATAGGTGTATGGGATACGGTTGGCTCATTGGGGTTACCGTTTACTATATTTGGCCTCATTAAAGACAAACACCTCTTCTATGATCGAAAGATGGGTAGTAATATCAAAACCGCCCGTCATGCGTTGGCGTTAGATGAAATGCGGAACGACTTTGAACCGACGATTTGGGAACCGAAAGAAGGCGTGGACCTGAAGCAGGTGTGGTTTGCTGGGGTGCATTCGGATGTTGGGGGAAGTTACAAGCCCGACAAGGATGGCGGACTGCTGGCAAACATTCCCTTCGCGTGGATTCGGGACGAAGCTGATGAGTGCGGTTTGGTTTTTGAAGATTACATGGAGGATGTAGATATCAACCCATTGGCCAGCCAACACAACGAATACAAAGGAAAGTATAGATTGTTGGGAAAACACTACCGGAAGATTCCTGACTTCAATAAAATCCCCACTCAGGTTCACTCCAGTGTGAAACAGCGGTATACCGGAGGATAA
- a CDS encoding SCO family protein yields the protein MGLALLGIVSCSKPSETTDSNLQSFEVKGVLLRVEDEGRTLIIDHEKIPGYMGAMTMPFRLKDLSESEKAQPGEEISFTYKVAELESWVEGVEPTGKTRELKSPSAPPDPTNKLLKVGDLFPDFSLSDENGGPVQLNDYRGMVVALTFIFTRCPVPEYCPAMMRNFSSVEKLLNADPVAANNFKLLTVSFDSDYDTPEVMKAYGEQFGKSSNNWSLLTSPETKDIRSLGESVGLMFGKNDTAIYTHNLRTVVMDAQGHIAKIFTDESWKPEELVEAMKQAAKE from the coding sequence GTGGGACTTGCCCTCCTGGGTATAGTTTCTTGCTCAAAACCTAGTGAGACAACTGACTCGAACCTTCAATCCTTCGAAGTAAAAGGAGTCCTCCTGCGCGTCGAAGATGAAGGCCGGACCTTGATCATCGATCACGAAAAAATCCCGGGCTACATGGGAGCGATGACCATGCCCTTTCGATTGAAGGATTTAAGTGAATCGGAAAAGGCGCAACCGGGAGAGGAGATTAGCTTCACCTACAAGGTAGCTGAATTGGAGTCCTGGGTCGAAGGTGTCGAACCAACGGGAAAGACCCGGGAACTGAAATCTCCAAGCGCCCCACCCGACCCAACCAATAAGCTACTAAAAGTCGGGGACCTCTTTCCTGACTTTAGTTTGTCAGATGAGAATGGGGGCCCAGTTCAACTGAACGATTACCGTGGGATGGTCGTAGCCCTGACTTTTATTTTTACCCGCTGCCCGGTCCCTGAATATTGCCCGGCCATGATGAGAAACTTCAGTAGCGTGGAGAAGCTATTGAATGCCGATCCAGTTGCAGCGAATAACTTCAAGCTACTTACCGTATCCTTCGACAGTGACTACGATACACCTGAAGTCATGAAAGCCTACGGCGAACAGTTTGGCAAAAGCTCAAACAACTGGAGTTTGTTGACCAGCCCCGAAACAAAGGACATCCGCTCACTCGGAGAATCCGTGGGCCTGATGTTTGGCAAGAATGATACCGCCATCTATACGCATAACTTGCGCACGGTCGTGATGGATGCTCAAGGACACATCGCAAAGATCTTTACCGACGAAAGCTGGAAACCAGAAGAGTTGGTAGAGGCGATGAAGCAGGCTGCGAAAGAGTAG
- a CDS encoding mandelate racemase/muconate lactonizing enzyme family protein: MKKPFDYSTNRRNFLKKSVLGGAALGGLFHLPMDQVAAAATSGLNRASSPSNLKITDMRYVTVEHMGRKCSIIRLDTNQDIYGYGEVRDGGEVKHALMLKHLLLGKNPCNVEKLFRIVKPFGGHNRLGGGVSAVDMALWDLTGKAYGVPVWQLLGGKYRDRVRLYGDTFSDKDHELIRSKVLARVEQGFTWLKMLRVFRLLEDVPGTQNEYKEGMLTDKGIALIADYLQMVREAVGDDMPISADHFVGRNLDNMTRQAKALEKTNLAWIEEPINWAQTQDLKALRGRIDTPIATGESMFARESFKILCDNQAVDYVHPDLATAGGILETKLIGDYAEDNGIKLVMHYAGTPVSFRANVHSAAATNNHRALEFHPDGEGYSRWANMVQTTSDHSLTDRGFAPVSDAPGLGIELNMDHIMNVLHPDDMSVFASTEKWNSL; encoded by the coding sequence ATGAAGAAACCGTTTGATTACTCCACAAATCGTAGAAACTTTCTTAAAAAATCCGTATTGGGTGGAGCCGCTTTAGGAGGCTTGTTTCATCTGCCGATGGATCAAGTAGCTGCCGCTGCTACGTCGGGTCTAAACCGTGCTTCGAGCCCTTCGAATTTGAAGATAACGGACATGCGCTATGTCACCGTGGAGCACATGGGGCGTAAGTGCTCTATTATTCGCCTGGATACGAATCAGGATATCTACGGATACGGAGAAGTCAGAGACGGTGGCGAGGTAAAGCATGCGCTCATGTTGAAGCACCTGCTTCTAGGAAAGAATCCGTGCAATGTGGAAAAACTGTTTCGCATAGTAAAACCGTTTGGAGGACACAACCGTTTGGGAGGTGGAGTGAGTGCCGTCGATATGGCACTGTGGGATTTGACCGGGAAAGCTTATGGCGTACCCGTATGGCAACTACTCGGAGGAAAGTATCGGGATCGTGTCCGATTATACGGTGATACCTTTTCGGATAAAGACCACGAATTGATTCGCTCCAAAGTGCTGGCTCGGGTCGAGCAGGGGTTCACCTGGCTCAAAATGCTTCGAGTGTTTCGACTGCTTGAAGATGTCCCAGGAACACAAAATGAATACAAGGAAGGTATGCTCACGGACAAGGGAATCGCTTTGATTGCGGATTACCTGCAAATGGTTCGTGAAGCGGTCGGTGATGACATGCCGATTTCTGCGGATCACTTTGTGGGACGTAATCTCGATAACATGACCCGCCAAGCCAAAGCGCTTGAGAAAACCAATTTGGCTTGGATTGAGGAACCTATCAATTGGGCTCAGACTCAGGATCTAAAAGCACTTAGGGGTCGGATTGATACTCCGATTGCGACGGGCGAATCGATGTTTGCCCGCGAAAGCTTTAAAATACTGTGCGATAATCAGGCGGTAGATTATGTGCATCCTGACCTGGCGACTGCTGGAGGTATTCTTGAAACCAAACTCATTGGAGACTATGCCGAAGACAATGGTATTAAACTTGTGATGCACTACGCTGGGACTCCCGTGTCCTTTAGAGCCAATGTCCACAGCGCTGCCGCCACAAACAATCACCGTGCGCTTGAATTCCATCCAGATGGAGAAGGGTATTCCAGGTGGGCAAATATGGTTCAAACGACCAGCGATCACTCGTTGACGGATCGCGGGTTTGCGCCGGTGTCCGATGCTCCTGGCCTAGGCATCGAGTTGAACATGGATCATATTATGAACGTGCTACATCCTGATGATATGAGCGTATTTGCTTCCACCGAGAAGTGGAACTCTCTGTAA
- a CDS encoding RraA family protein, translating into MKRLFTLLLFLGLSLGIFLNAQTISRDEMVFLTSEWKGERFEDGRPRIPDALIERAAKIGIEEAWVVLYNAGYKNQFEGNWKMIHEDVPVIGRALTAHYMPSRPDVLKNIMERGHAEGRSGNHNSWPIQELQKGDVYVADSFGKIAQGTLIGDSLGTAIYNKTGTGVVFDGSARDRSGMAEIEGFNAFVRDFDPTFLEEVVLMGLNTPIRIGKAIVLPGDLVISEPTGVLFIPAHMAEEVILTAEFIGVRDAFGYEMLKAGTYDTGQMDNAWTDAIKEHFLRWLDENPDQLPMSRKDLDAFMSKRTW; encoded by the coding sequence ATGAAACGACTATTCACTCTTCTGCTGTTTCTGGGCCTTTCCCTGGGGATCTTCTTAAATGCCCAAACCATATCTCGCGATGAAATGGTTTTCCTCACCTCCGAGTGGAAAGGGGAGCGCTTTGAAGACGGACGTCCAAGAATACCGGATGCATTGATCGAGCGAGCCGCGAAGATTGGTATCGAGGAAGCCTGGGTGGTGCTCTACAATGCGGGTTACAAAAACCAGTTCGAAGGGAATTGGAAGATGATCCATGAGGATGTGCCAGTGATTGGTCGTGCACTTACGGCACACTATATGCCGAGTCGTCCGGATGTTTTAAAAAATATCATGGAGCGTGGGCATGCTGAGGGACGTTCCGGGAATCACAATTCCTGGCCCATTCAGGAACTGCAAAAAGGGGATGTCTACGTGGCTGATAGTTTTGGAAAAATTGCCCAGGGCACATTGATTGGCGACAGTTTGGGAACGGCCATTTATAACAAAACGGGAACAGGCGTTGTTTTCGATGGGTCCGCTCGAGATCGTTCAGGGATGGCGGAGATTGAAGGCTTCAACGCCTTTGTTCGGGACTTCGATCCCACTTTTCTAGAGGAGGTAGTTCTGATGGGGCTCAACACGCCCATCCGAATTGGGAAGGCGATTGTGCTTCCAGGAGACCTGGTAATTTCAGAACCCACAGGCGTTCTCTTTATCCCTGCCCACATGGCAGAGGAGGTGATCCTGACAGCCGAGTTCATTGGTGTTCGCGATGCCTTCGGTTACGAAATGCTCAAAGCAGGAACCTACGACACCGGCCAAATGGACAACGCATGGACGGATGCGATCAAGGAACACTTTCTCCGTTGGCTAGACGAGAATCCGGATCAGCTGCCCATGAGCCGCAAGGACCTGGACGCGTTTATGTCCAAACGGACATGGTAG